In Xiphophorus maculatus strain JP 163 A chromosome 2, X_maculatus-5.0-male, whole genome shotgun sequence, one genomic interval encodes:
- the LOC102228798 gene encoding sodium/potassium/calcium exchanger 1-like: MESTRCRSQQLIIFAVVFLGTLHNWIVGAELTFTLPDIVDDFEKITDHSTEKFPVQRSTYSTKEGPEHKSSFLDPIDDRHPSPESSISDPVSCVRRRRMIYPSDLFSIEDRRHGWVALHVFGMIYAFVALLIVCDQFFVPSLGVIMEKLAISDDVVGASFMAAGTTMPWFIIKLIQVLYYHNDLTVNINPVIGTTAFRMLFVIGTCAMFSAKVLPIRCWPFFRDLSFYMLGFILLIIFFLDSVVTWCESVILVTIFVLYILFLIYDENVEQIMKTQLKKIKGVMKASFVKRCEKVIPVEVCIPQSENDAQDPGDCDEECGNENNGGCKEKKFVESKLLQGATSLSLRWPDKWQEQATYIILFPIILPLWLTLPDVRSQRARKFFVLTYLTSIVWIGILSYLERWWAHQVDETFGVIGPIKYVGALMSSSDFITSLIVARKGLGDMVVSSNLGSNIFTMTLFLPVQWFLYSVIHGFSPVAISTEGLFCSSILLFVMLLAAVISIISFKWRMKKLLGLTWVLLYLIFVVISILMVFQIIICSV, from the exons ATGGAGTCTACAAGATGTAGGTCTCAGCAgctgattatttttgctgttgtcTTCCTTGGTACCCTTCACAATTGGATCGTTGGTGCTGAACTCACTTTTACTTTGCCTGACATTGTAGACGATTTTGAAAAGATTACAGATCACTCAACGGAGAAATTTCCTGTTCAACGTTCTACATATTCAACTAAAGAAGGACCTGAACATAAATCTTCATTTTTAGATCCAATAGATGATCGCCATCCTTCACCGGAGTCATCCATATCTGATCCAGTCTCCTGTGTTCGACGGAGAAGGATGATATACCCTAGTGATCTTTTTTCTATTGAGGATCGGAGACATGGATGGGTGGCCCTGCATGTTTTTGGGATGATCTACGCTTTTGTGGCTCTTTTAATTGTGTGTGATCAGTTCTTTGTTCCTTCTCTGGGGGTCATCATGGAAAAGCTGGCCATCTCAGATGATGTTGTTGGAGCCTCCTTCATGGCTGCAGGAACAACCATGCCATGGTTCATTATCAAGCTAATCCAAGTCCTCTACTATCACAACGATTTAACTGTGAACATTAACCCAGTGATTGGCACTACAGCTTTCAGAATGTTGTTTGTGATTGGAACATGTGCTATGTTTTCTGCAAAGGTTCTCCCAATACGCTGCTGGCCATTTTTCAGAGATTTATCATTCTACATGCTTGGCTTCATCCTactgatcattttctttttggataGTGTTGTCACATGGTGTGAAAGTGTGATTCTAGTAACCATTTTTGTACTCTACATCCTCTTTTTGATATATGATGAGAATGTGGAACAAATAATGAAGACCCAACTCAAGAAAATCAAAGGTGTGATGAAAGCTTCATTTGTGAAGAGATGTGAAAAGGTGATCCCGGTAGAG GTGTGTATACCTCAAAGTGAGAATGATGCACAAGACCCTGGAGACTGTGATGAAGAATGTGGCAATGAAAACAATGGTGGATGCAAAGAAAAGAAGTTTGTTGAGAGTAAATTACTACAAGGAGCTACATCTCTGTCTTTACGATGGCCTGACAAATGGCAGGAACAAGCCACCTACATCATCCTGTTTCCAATCATCCTTCCTCTGTGGCTCACACTTCCCGATGTTCGTAGTCAG AGAGCCAGAAAATTCTTTGTGCTGACCTACCTAACTTCCATTGTGTGGATTGGCATCTTGTCCTACCTTGAGAGGTGGTGGGCTCATCAG gtGGATGAGACATTTGGTGTGATCGGTCCTATAAAATACGTGGGAGCACTGATGTCCAGCTCTGATTTTATAACTAGTCTAATAGTGGCTCGTAAAGGCTTGGGAGACATGGTTGTGTCCAGTAATTTGGGCAGTAACATCTTTACTATGACTCTATT TCTACCAGTGCAATGGTTCCTCTACTCAGTCATCCATGGTTTCTCCCCTGTGGCTATCTCGACTGAAGGCCTCTTCTGTTCCAGTATCCTCCTCTTCGTCATGCTCCTCGCTGCTGTCATCTCCATTATATCTTTTAAGTGGAGGATGAAGAAACTGCTTGGTCTCACGTGGGTCCTTCTCTACCTTATTTTTGTGGTCATTAGCATATTGATGGTGTTTCAAATCATTATATGCtctgtgtaa
- the slc24a1 gene encoding sodium/potassium/calcium exchanger 1 isoform X1 yields MMHCHRRKRLQLSRVLFLLSGVFLCTLYQLTISARLQAPMPVAQIGEDFGEGSTEGVEDATAEPGQLEEPLTTAPKLELTDQTTPTHVIPHTDKDLNTNTHMDLTSDYKEASSTESTLLPTTNRTLVHCIYVAPEPPLVTPTPVPAPPVTTVSPAPPGEAPHVKGEYPEDIFSIEDRRRGWVLLHIVGMMYMFVSLAIVCDEFFVPALGVITDKLAISDDVAGATFMAAGGSAPELFTSLIGVFIAHSNVGIGTIVGSAVFNILFVIGMCALFSREILHLTWWPLFRDVSFYILDLILLIIFFLDNVIMWWESMILVACYSLYVVFMKFNVQLEREFKTQLHKHKSIVKVIAVEEPEKTNGEGEDNAPPAPEDKNRLKLKPSLQRGGSSASLHNSTMRNTIFQLMIHTLDPLGDGKFKDKVETLNSVARRKSEPKSQGKSEGKSGKTEETKEPEAAPAKDAEKKEEPGAKKVLPTHDLLTFEKPRSQSLIPVYDDIPAEQGGSEDSDDSDSDDDDSDEESEESSEDEDEDEDEEEEKEDDPLSLQWPDTPLKQVTYLFLLPIVFPLWLTVPDVRNQKSRKFFVLTFLGSIMWIAIFSYLMVWWAHQVGETIGISEEIMGLTILAAGTSIPDLITSVIVARKGLGDMAVSSSVGSNIFDITMGLPIPWLLYSFIHGLAPVAVSSNGLFCAIVLLFLMLLFVIISIAACKWKMNKVLGFTMFLLYFIFLVLSVMLEDRIIVCPVSI; encoded by the exons ATGATGCATTGTCATAGAAGGAAACGGCTCCAGCTGAGCCGGGTTCTGTTTCTTCTCTCCGGAGTTTTTCTCTGTACCCTCTACCAGCTCACCATTAGTGCCAGGCTGCAGGCACCAATGCCAGTGGCTCAGATTGGAGAGGATTTTGGAGAAGGGTCAACAGAGGGCGTTGAGGATGCCACAGCAGAACCTGGCCAGCTGGAGGAACCTCTCACTACTGCACCCAAATTAGAGCTCACAGATCAAACAACACCAACGCATGTGATTCCTCATACTGATAAGgatttaaatacaaacacacatatgGATTTAACTAGTGATTACAAAGAAGCCTCTTCCACTGAATCCACACTGTTGCCAACCACAAACCGGACTTTGGTGCATTGCATCTATGTGGCCCCAGAACCTCCTCTGGTGACACCCACCCCAGTTCCAGCTCCACCAGTTACAACTGTCTCCCCAGCTCCACCTGGTGAAGCTCCTCATGTCAAAGGTGAATACCCTGAAGACATCTTTTCTATCGAAGATCGCAGACGAGGATGGGTGCTTCTTCACATTGTGGGAATGATGTACATGTTTGTCTCTCTTGCGATTGTCTGCGACGAGTTCTTTGTGCCCGCACTGGGAGTTATCACTGACAAACTGGCCATCTCTGATGATGTAGCAGGCGCCACCTTTATGGCGGCCGGAGGCTCTGCACCTGAGCTCTTCACCTCTCTTATAGGAGTCTTCATCGCCCACAGCAACGTGGGCATTGGCACAATAGTCGGCTCGgcagtttttaacattttgtttgtgattgGGATGTGTGCTTTATTTTCTCGGGAGATTCTTCATCTAACCTGGTGGCCACTTTTCAGAGATGTTTCATTCTACATACTTGACCTCATCTTACTGATCATCTTCTTCTTGGACAATGTCATTATGTGGTGGGAGAGCATGATACTGGTGGCCTGTTACAGTCTCTATGTTGTCTTTATGAAGTTCAATGTGCAACTGGAGCGAGAATTCAAGACCCAGCTCCACAAACACAAGAGCATTGTGAAGGTTATTGCTGTGGAAGAACCTGAAAAG ACAAATGGGGAAGGAGAAGATAATGCCCCTCCTGCTCCAGAGGACAAGAATCGgttaaag TTGAAGCCGTCCCTTCAGCGAGGGGGGAGTTCTGCATCTTTACACAACAGCACCATGAGAAACACCATCTTTCAGCTCATGATTCACACATTAGACCCTCTGGGAGATG gaAAGTTTAAGGATAAGGTTGAGACCTTGAACAGTGTGGCCAGACGGAAGTCAGAGCCCAAGTCCCAAGGGAAAAGTGAAG GCAAAAGTGGAAAAACTGAGGAGACCAAAGAGCCAGAGGCTGCCCCAGCCAAAGATGCAGAAAAGAAGGAGGAGCCAGGAGCAAAGAAGGTACTCCCTACCCATGACCTGCTGACTTTCGAAAAGCCCAGAAGTCAGTCTTTGATACCTGTCTAT GACGATATTCCAGCAGAACAAGGTGGATCGGAAGATTCAGACGATTCTGACAGTGACGACGATGACAGCGATGAAGAGAGTGAGGAGTCCAGtgaagatgaggatgaagatgaagatgaagaggaggaaaaagaagatGACCCACTGTCTTTACAGTGGCCTGACACACCACTCAAACAAGTCACCTACCTCTTCCTGCTGCCCATAGTCTTTCCTCTGTGGCTCACAGTTCCTGATGTTCGGAACCAG AAATCCAGGAAATTTTTTGTGCTCACCTTCCTGGGCTCGATTATGTGGATTGCTATCTTCTCCTACCTCATGGTATGGTGGGCTCATCAG GTGGGAGAGACCATCGGCATCTCAGAGGAAATTATGGGCCTGACTATCCTGGCGGCAGGCACCTCCATCCCTGACCTTATCACCAGTGTGATTGTGGCTCGTAAGGGCCTGGGAGACATGGCGGTGTCCAGTTCTGTGGGCAGTAACATCTTTGACATCACAATGGG ctTGCCCATCCCATGGCTCCTGTACTCTTTCATCCACGGTTTGGCTCCAGTTGCTGTCAGCAGCAACGGCCTTTTCTGTGCCATCGTGCTGCTCTTCCTCATGCTCCTTTTCGTCATCATCTCCATCGCAGCCTGTAAATGGAAAATGAACAAGGTACTGGGCTTCACTATGTTTCTTCTCTACTTTATCTTCCTGGTGCTCAGCGTCATGCTGGAGGATCGCATCATTGTCTGCCCTGTTTCCATCTGA
- the slc24a1 gene encoding sodium/potassium/calcium exchanger 1 isoform X2: MMHCHRRKRLQLSRVLFLLSGVFLCTLYQLTISARLQAPMPVAQIGEDFGEGSTEGVEDATAEPGQLEEPLTTAPKLELTDQTTPTHVIPHTDKDLNTNTHMDLTSDYKEASSTESTLLPTTNRTLVHCIYVAPEPPLVTPTPVPAPPVTTVSPAPPGEAPHVKGEYPEDIFSIEDRRRGWVLLHIVGMMYMFVSLAIVCDEFFVPALGVITDKLAISDDVAGATFMAAGGSAPELFTSLIGVFIAHSNVGIGTIVGSAVFNILFVIGMCALFSREILHLTWWPLFRDVSFYILDLILLIIFFLDNVIMWWESMILVACYSLYVVFMKFNVQLEREFKTQLHKHKSIVKVIAVEEPEKTNGEGEDNAPPAPEDKNRLKLKPSLQRGGSSASLHNSTMRNTIFQLMIHTLDPLGDGKFKDKVETLNSVARRKSEPKSQGKSEGKSGKTEETKEPEAAPAKDAEKKEEPGAKKDDIPAEQGGSEDSDDSDSDDDDSDEESEESSEDEDEDEDEEEEKEDDPLSLQWPDTPLKQVTYLFLLPIVFPLWLTVPDVRNQKSRKFFVLTFLGSIMWIAIFSYLMVWWAHQVGETIGISEEIMGLTILAAGTSIPDLITSVIVARKGLGDMAVSSSVGSNIFDITMGLPIPWLLYSFIHGLAPVAVSSNGLFCAIVLLFLMLLFVIISIAACKWKMNKVLGFTMFLLYFIFLVLSVMLEDRIIVCPVSI; encoded by the exons ATGATGCATTGTCATAGAAGGAAACGGCTCCAGCTGAGCCGGGTTCTGTTTCTTCTCTCCGGAGTTTTTCTCTGTACCCTCTACCAGCTCACCATTAGTGCCAGGCTGCAGGCACCAATGCCAGTGGCTCAGATTGGAGAGGATTTTGGAGAAGGGTCAACAGAGGGCGTTGAGGATGCCACAGCAGAACCTGGCCAGCTGGAGGAACCTCTCACTACTGCACCCAAATTAGAGCTCACAGATCAAACAACACCAACGCATGTGATTCCTCATACTGATAAGgatttaaatacaaacacacatatgGATTTAACTAGTGATTACAAAGAAGCCTCTTCCACTGAATCCACACTGTTGCCAACCACAAACCGGACTTTGGTGCATTGCATCTATGTGGCCCCAGAACCTCCTCTGGTGACACCCACCCCAGTTCCAGCTCCACCAGTTACAACTGTCTCCCCAGCTCCACCTGGTGAAGCTCCTCATGTCAAAGGTGAATACCCTGAAGACATCTTTTCTATCGAAGATCGCAGACGAGGATGGGTGCTTCTTCACATTGTGGGAATGATGTACATGTTTGTCTCTCTTGCGATTGTCTGCGACGAGTTCTTTGTGCCCGCACTGGGAGTTATCACTGACAAACTGGCCATCTCTGATGATGTAGCAGGCGCCACCTTTATGGCGGCCGGAGGCTCTGCACCTGAGCTCTTCACCTCTCTTATAGGAGTCTTCATCGCCCACAGCAACGTGGGCATTGGCACAATAGTCGGCTCGgcagtttttaacattttgtttgtgattgGGATGTGTGCTTTATTTTCTCGGGAGATTCTTCATCTAACCTGGTGGCCACTTTTCAGAGATGTTTCATTCTACATACTTGACCTCATCTTACTGATCATCTTCTTCTTGGACAATGTCATTATGTGGTGGGAGAGCATGATACTGGTGGCCTGTTACAGTCTCTATGTTGTCTTTATGAAGTTCAATGTGCAACTGGAGCGAGAATTCAAGACCCAGCTCCACAAACACAAGAGCATTGTGAAGGTTATTGCTGTGGAAGAACCTGAAAAG ACAAATGGGGAAGGAGAAGATAATGCCCCTCCTGCTCCAGAGGACAAGAATCGgttaaag TTGAAGCCGTCCCTTCAGCGAGGGGGGAGTTCTGCATCTTTACACAACAGCACCATGAGAAACACCATCTTTCAGCTCATGATTCACACATTAGACCCTCTGGGAGATG gaAAGTTTAAGGATAAGGTTGAGACCTTGAACAGTGTGGCCAGACGGAAGTCAGAGCCCAAGTCCCAAGGGAAAAGTGAAG GCAAAAGTGGAAAAACTGAGGAGACCAAAGAGCCAGAGGCTGCCCCAGCCAAAGATGCAGAAAAGAAGGAGGAGCCAGGAGCAAAGAAG GACGATATTCCAGCAGAACAAGGTGGATCGGAAGATTCAGACGATTCTGACAGTGACGACGATGACAGCGATGAAGAGAGTGAGGAGTCCAGtgaagatgaggatgaagatgaagatgaagaggaggaaaaagaagatGACCCACTGTCTTTACAGTGGCCTGACACACCACTCAAACAAGTCACCTACCTCTTCCTGCTGCCCATAGTCTTTCCTCTGTGGCTCACAGTTCCTGATGTTCGGAACCAG AAATCCAGGAAATTTTTTGTGCTCACCTTCCTGGGCTCGATTATGTGGATTGCTATCTTCTCCTACCTCATGGTATGGTGGGCTCATCAG GTGGGAGAGACCATCGGCATCTCAGAGGAAATTATGGGCCTGACTATCCTGGCGGCAGGCACCTCCATCCCTGACCTTATCACCAGTGTGATTGTGGCTCGTAAGGGCCTGGGAGACATGGCGGTGTCCAGTTCTGTGGGCAGTAACATCTTTGACATCACAATGGG ctTGCCCATCCCATGGCTCCTGTACTCTTTCATCCACGGTTTGGCTCCAGTTGCTGTCAGCAGCAACGGCCTTTTCTGTGCCATCGTGCTGCTCTTCCTCATGCTCCTTTTCGTCATCATCTCCATCGCAGCCTGTAAATGGAAAATGAACAAGGTACTGGGCTTCACTATGTTTCTTCTCTACTTTATCTTCCTGGTGCTCAGCGTCATGCTGGAGGATCGCATCATTGTCTGCCCTGTTTCCATCTGA